In Accipiter gentilis chromosome 17, bAccGen1.1, whole genome shotgun sequence, one DNA window encodes the following:
- the LOC126047495 gene encoding interferon alpha-inducible protein 27-like protein 2A, whose protein sequence is MDFVGSAIGLSVGIGLSAVAVPTALYALGFTKAGITVGSVAARMMSLAAKANGGGVAAESLVAIAQSLGAAGVPAAVKVAVSAMGAAIGFAVTALL, encoded by the exons ATGG ATTTTGTTGGCTCTGCCATCGGGCTGTCCGTAGGGATCG GACTCTCTGCGGTTGCGGTGCCGACAGCCCTGTACGCTCTGGGCTTCACCAAAGCTGGAATTACAGTCGGATCCGTGGCCGCCAGAATGATGTCTCTAGCTGCCAAGGCCAACGGCGGGGGGGTGGCCGCCGAGAGCCTGGTGGCCATAGCCCAGTCGCTCG gggCAGCAGGAGTCCCCGCAGCTGTGAAGGTGGCCGTGTCAGCCATGGGGGCTGCCATCGGGTTTGCTGTGACAGCCCtgctgtga
- the LOC126047494 gene encoding interferon alpha-inducible protein 27-like protein 2A, translating into MENTLKRAAVGAAVGVGVALVGIPAGIWALGFTGTGIAAGSVAAKMMSAAAVANSGGVAAGSMVSVLQSVGAAGFSLGSKIGLTTTLGPLGAAAGAKLFKGKTTPGDNRK; encoded by the exons aTGGAAAACACGCTCAAAAGAGCCGCCGTGGGAGCCGCTGTGGGAGTAG GAGTGGCACTCGTTGGCATCCCGGCGGGCATCTGGGCGCTGGGGTTTACGGGAACTGGTATCGCCGCCGGGTCCGTGGCTGCCAAGATGATGTCAGCGGCTGCCGTCGCCAACAGCGGAGGAGTGGCTGCCGGCAGCATGGTGTCGGTGCTGCAGTCCGTCG gaGCTGCAGGTTTCTCTCTTGGTTCCAAAATTGGGCTGACGACCACCCTGGGGCCGCTCGGTGCTGCAGCTGGTGCCAAGCTCTTCAAGGGGAAGACAACTCCAGGTGACAACCGCAAGTGA